A genomic window from Cloacibacillus evryensis DSM 19522 includes:
- a CDS encoding heavy-metal-associated domain-containing protein, translating into MAEFKLKVPDMSCEHCEKRIREAVSNAGGRVKSLDLKSKEVVVDIEAEADKLLSIIDEAGHDAGLI; encoded by the coding sequence ATGGCTGAATTCAAACTGAAGGTACCCGACATGAGCTGCGAACACTGCGAAAAGAGAATCCGCGAGGCGGTGTCAAACGCGGGCGGCAGGGTAAAGTCCCTTGACCTCAAGAGCAAAGAGGTCGTCGTCGATATCGAGGCTGAGGCCGACAAGCTTCTGAGCATAATCGACGAAGCCGGTCATGACGCCGGACTGATCTGA